A segment of the Odoribacter splanchnicus DSM 20712 genome:
TTATGCTTTATATGTTGTTTTCAAAAACGGGACTCTGTATAATTCCTGGCCGACTCATCTGTGCTTCTCGACAAAACTTCACGAAGTAAGTTATATCAATCTGCCTAATGACAAAAACAAGGCATTGGAAATCATACTCCAATTCCAGGCCATTTTTGAAAACAAAAATAAAATTTTAATATCGGCCGATGTAAAAAACGATATCATTTGGTTGAAAAGAGCAGGTATCAAACTCAAAAATGATATTTTCGACATTAAAATAGCCCATTATGTACTCCATCCGGACATATCACACGACTTAGGCCGGGTTGCTTTGGAATACCTCAATTATAAACTCTCGGGAAGTAAAAAAGAAGATCAGCAACTCACGCTCCAGTTCGATGAAGAAGCAGGGACGGAAGATAACGATTTTGCAGAGAAAACCGATGTTATCTTCCAGCTTCATGAAAAACTCTGTGACGATCTGCAACAGACCGGCTTACTGGCACTTTATAACAACATCGAAATGCCACTGGTTTTTGTACTCGCCGACATGGAATACGAAGGAGTAAGCATCGATTGTAACGAACTTCAGTCCATTTCAAGCGAACTAAAAGAACGGATCGATATCATTGAAAAAGAAATCTATGAATTAGCTCATCAGGAATTCAACATCAGTTCCCCCAAGCAATTGGGTGAAGTACTCTTCGATAAACTGAAAATCGACAGTAATCACAAAAAGACAAAATCCGGTCAATACAGTACTTCAGAACAAGTGCTTGTAAAATTAGAAGACGAACATCCCATTATCAATAAAATACTGGATTACCGGGGATTAAAAAAACTTTTGACGACATATGCAGAAGCACTTCCCAGTTTTATCGACCCGGGGACAGGAAAAATACACACTCATTTCAATCAGGCAGAAGCGGCAACCGGTCGTTTAAGCAGCCTGAACCCGAATCTGCAAAATATCCCTATCCGCACAGAAGAAGGCCGGAAAATCCGTAAGGCTTTCGTTACCGGTAATGACGACTATTTGTTTTTCTCAGCCGACTATTCCCAGGTCGAATTACGGTTGATGGCTCATTTAAGTCAGGATAAAGAATTGATTCATGCTTTCAATCACGGTATAGATGTACATACCGCTACAGCTTCAAAAATTTATCATGTCACCTTAGAGGAAGTAACTCCTGAAATGCGCCGCCGGGCTAAAACGGCTAATTTCGGTATCATATACGGTATATCTGCCTGGGGCTTGGCCGAAAGACTCCACATCAGCCGCAAAGAAGGCAAAGAATTGATCGACGGTTATTTCGATCTTTATCCAGGCGTGAAAAAATACATGGAAGAATCCGTCGAAAAAGCCAGAAAAAAAGAATTTGTCGAAACAATTATGGGCCGCAGACGTTATCTCCGGGACATAAACTCCCGGAATGCCGTAGTCAGAGGGATGGCGGAACGAAATGCCATCAATGCTCCGATACAGGGATCGGCTGCCGATATTATAAAAATGGCTATGATCTGTATCCAAAAACGCATTCAGGAAGAAGGATTGATGTCCAGAATGATCATTCAAGTTCATGACGAACTCAATTTCAAATGCCATAAATCCGAACAATATCTCCTGAAAAGCCTGGTGACGAATTGTATGGAGCATGTAATAAAACTC
Coding sequences within it:
- the polA gene encoding DNA polymerase I, producing MSDPKTLFLLDAYALIYRSYYAFINNPRITTTGINTSATFGFCNFLIELLELEKPTHIAVIFDPEGPTFRHEMYTPYKAQRPPMPEDLRKSIPYIKKIIAGLGISCLDAPGYEADDFIGTLAKRAEKEGYTVYMITPDKDYAQLVSEKVFMYKPGRSGNKSEVWGIPEVLDHFGIERVDQVIDILGLMGDTADNVPGCSGIGPKSAAALVYKYGDIDGIYAHIDELKGKQRQNLLDCQPTVHLSRTLVTICTEVPTDITPEDLEKKHIDVKILDPIFKELELFSLVKRVLNTDIEEDTSEKLSDIKVSYTDHSQDPASLLQKLEEADLYALYVVFKNGTLYNSWPTHLCFSTKLHEVSYINLPNDKNKALEIILQFQAIFENKNKILISADVKNDIIWLKRAGIKLKNDIFDIKIAHYVLHPDISHDLGRVALEYLNYKLSGSKKEDQQLTLQFDEEAGTEDNDFAEKTDVIFQLHEKLCDDLQQTGLLALYNNIEMPLVFVLADMEYEGVSIDCNELQSISSELKERIDIIEKEIYELAHQEFNISSPKQLGEVLFDKLKIDSNHKKTKSGQYSTSEQVLVKLEDEHPIINKILDYRGLKKLLTTYAEALPSFIDPGTGKIHTHFNQAEAATGRLSSLNPNLQNIPIRTEEGRKIRKAFVTGNDDYLFFSADYSQVELRLMAHLSQDKELIHAFNHGIDVHTATASKIYHVTLEEVTPEMRRRAKTANFGIIYGISAWGLAERLHISRKEGKELIDGYFDLYPGVKKYMEESVEKARKKEFVETIMGRRRYLRDINSRNAVVRGMAERNAINAPIQGSAADIIKMAMICIQKRIQEEGLMSRMIIQVHDELNFKCHKSEQYLLKSLVTNCMEHVIKLSVPLTVSTGFGNNWYEAH